In Rhinopithecus roxellana isolate Shanxi Qingling chromosome 16, ASM756505v1, whole genome shotgun sequence, a single genomic region encodes these proteins:
- the PGAP4 gene encoding transmembrane protein 246, translating to MSTSTSPAAMLLRRLRRLSWGSTAVQLFILTVVTFGLLAPLACHRLLHSYFYLRHWHLNQMSQEFLQQSLKEGEAALHYFEELPSANGSVPIVWQATPRPWLVITIITVDRQPGFHYVLQVVSQFHRLLQQCGPQCEGHQLFLCNVERSVSHFDAKLLSKYVPVANRYEGTEDDYGDDPSTNSFEKEKQDYVYCLESSLQTYNPDYVLMVEDDAVPEEQIFPVLEHLLRARFSEPHLRDALYLKLYHPERLQHYINPEPMRILEWVGVGMLLGPLLTWIYMRFASRPGFSWPVMLFFSLYSMGLVELVGRHYFLELRRLSPSLYSVVPASQCCTPAMLFPAPAARRTLTYLSQVYCHKGFGKDMALYSLLRAKGERAYVVEPNLVKHIGLFSSLRYNFHPSLL from the coding sequence ATGAGCACTTCAACCTCTCCAGCTGCCATGCTCCTCCGGAGGCTGCGGCGACTCTCCTGGGGCAGCACCGCTGTCCAGCTCTTCATCCTAACAGTGGTGACATTTGGCCTGCTGGCCCCCCTGGCCTGTCACCGACTTCTGCACTCTTACTTCTATCTGCGCCATTGGCATCTGAACCAAATGAGCCAAGAGTTCCTGCAGCAAAGCTTGAAAGAGGGTGAGGCTGCCCTCCACTATTTTGAGGAGCTTCCCTCTGCCAATGGCTCAGTGCCCATTGTCTGGCAGGCCACCCCCCGGCCCTGGCTGGtgatcaccatcatcactgtGGACAGACAGCCTGGCTTCCACTACGTCCTGCAGGTGGTGTCCCAGTTCCACCGGCTTCTTCAGCAATGTGGCCCCCAGTGCGAGGGGCACCAACTCTTTCTGTGCAACGTGGAGCGCAGTGTGAGCCATTTTGATGCCAAGTTGCTCTCCAAGTACGTCCCTGTGGCCAATCGCTATGAGGGCACTGAGGATGATTATGGTGATGACCCTTCAACCAATTCgtttgagaaagaaaagcaggactATGTCTATTGCCTGGAGTCATCCCTGCAGACCTACAACCCAGACTACGTCCTGATGGTAGAAGACGATGCTGTTCCCGAAGAGCAGATCTTCCCAGTCTTGGAGCATCTTCTGCGGGCTCGCTTCTCTGAGCCACATCTCAGAGATGCCCTTTATCTCAAGCTCTATCACCCCGAGAGGCTCCAGCACTACATCAACCCAGAGCCCATGCGGATCCTGGAGTGGGTTGGTGTAGGCATGTTGCTGGGGCCCTTACTAACCTGGATTTACATGAGGTTTGCCAGCCGCCCAGGGTTTAGCTGGCCTGTAATGCTCTTCTTCTCCCTGTATAGCATGGGTCTGGTGGAGCTGGTGGGTCGGCACTATTTCCTGGAACTGCGGCGGCTGAGTCCTTCCCTGTACAGCGTGGTTCCTGCCTCTCAGTGTTGCACCCCAGCCATGCTCTTCCCCGCACCTGCGGCCCGCCGGACCCTCACCTACCTGTCCCAAGTGTACTGCCACAAGGGCTTTGGCAAGGACATGGCACTGTACTCGCTGTTGAGGGCCAAGGGAGAAAGGGCCTATGTAGTGGAGCCGAACCTCGTGAAACACATTGGGCTCTTCTCCAGTCTCCGGTACAACTTTCATCCCAGTCTCCTCTAG